The Sphingobacteriaceae bacterium genome has a segment encoding these proteins:
- a CDS encoding pirin family protein, which translates to MPKTIIHKANTRGKADHGWLQSYHTFSFAGYYNPERMHFGVLRVLNDDTVQGGMGFGQHPHENMEIISIPLEGELEHKDSMGNTSVIRKGEIQVMSAGTGIQHSEFNHSKSEAVKFLQIWIFPNKKNVQPRYDQIKINEETKQNQLQQILSPLADDEGVWIHQNAWFHLGKFDKGQEVNYLFKDKANGLYVFVLKGNININDANLNERDGFGIWEIDHVKIKTDSDTEFLLMEVPMN; encoded by the coding sequence ATGCCTAAAACAATAATACATAAAGCGAATACCCGGGGTAAGGCCGACCATGGCTGGCTACAGAGCTATCATACCTTTAGTTTTGCCGGATATTATAATCCGGAGCGAATGCATTTTGGAGTGTTACGTGTGCTAAACGATGACACTGTTCAGGGTGGAATGGGATTTGGACAACATCCGCATGAAAATATGGAAATTATCAGTATTCCGTTGGAAGGAGAGCTGGAACATAAAGACAGTATGGGAAATACTTCGGTTATCCGAAAGGGTGAAATTCAGGTGATGAGTGCCGGAACGGGAATTCAGCACAGCGAATTTAATCACAGTAAAAGTGAAGCGGTGAAATTTCTACAAATCTGGATTTTTCCCAATAAAAAAAATGTGCAACCCCGTTATGATCAGATCAAAATAAATGAAGAGACAAAACAAAATCAATTGCAGCAAATACTTTCTCCTTTAGCTGACGATGAAGGAGTTTGGATTCATCAGAATGCCTGGTTTCATCTTGGGAAATTTGATAAAGGACAAGAAGTAAATTATTTATTTAAAGATAAGGCAAACGGATTATATGTTTTCGTTTTGAAAGGGAATATTAATATCAATGATGCTAATTTGAACGAACGTGACGGTTTTGGTATTTGGGAAATAGATCATGTTAAAATAAAAACAGATTCCGATACGGAGTTTTTATTGATGGAAGTGCCCATGAATTAA
- a CDS encoding recombinase family protein: METNHLFKIFGKGKKTTRIETNECVVYTRVSSAKQMDGLSLEVQMKGANEYAERHKLIVREYFGGTYESAAKDERKEFQRMLAYLKKTKYKISKILVYSLERFSRNDNSIWLSIQLRKLGIEIISTTQPIDTTNPAGVMQQKMLFMFGEMDNALRRQKCMAGVKEHLIQGEWVTASPVGYDTVKHNKERKIVVNDTGLIIKKMFYWKAKERMPNVEIQKRLKGYGLNYCLRRIGEILTNPFYCGKMVHKALEGEVVDGKHEKIVSEAIFLEANNIMAEKKLGLQTKKERPEIALKRFMKCAACNQPMRGYIANSWNVPYYKCNTPGCKCNRNANEVNNKFAGMLEGYRIDKTFLPLIKEQLYLTFQDHNAGLKESEEMISRQMTDIRQKLERLEERFILEELTGELYNKYKAKFEKETEELEAQRANNKIEMSKLEDFISVSLELACNLREMWASGDYTQRQELQNALFEAGIVYDRQKDECRSTGDNEFITEIAELSGDFSNFPTANNKIIKLTSVGAGRVKSRP, translated from the coding sequence ATGGAAACAAATCACTTATTTAAAATTTTCGGGAAAGGAAAAAAAACAACCCGAATAGAAACAAACGAATGTGTAGTGTACACTCGTGTATCAAGTGCAAAGCAAATGGATGGCCTTAGTTTGGAAGTTCAGATGAAAGGTGCAAATGAATATGCTGAAAGACACAAACTAATTGTACGAGAATATTTTGGTGGTACATATGAAAGTGCTGCAAAGGATGAGCGCAAGGAGTTTCAGAGAATGCTTGCATACCTGAAAAAGACCAAGTATAAAATCTCAAAAATTCTCGTTTACAGTCTGGAGCGTTTTTCACGGAATGACAACTCCATTTGGCTAAGTATTCAATTACGAAAATTGGGAATAGAGATCATCTCGACCACCCAACCAATTGATACTACTAATCCTGCTGGAGTAATGCAGCAAAAAATGCTTTTTATGTTCGGAGAAATGGACAATGCATTGAGAAGACAGAAATGCATGGCAGGAGTAAAAGAACATTTGATACAAGGAGAATGGGTAACAGCTTCGCCCGTTGGTTATGACACGGTAAAGCATAATAAGGAACGTAAAATTGTAGTAAACGATACAGGACTAATCATTAAAAAAATGTTCTATTGGAAAGCCAAAGAACGAATGCCTAATGTTGAAATACAAAAACGTCTTAAAGGCTACGGACTGAATTATTGCCTTCGGAGAATCGGAGAAATACTTACAAACCCTTTCTACTGTGGGAAGATGGTGCATAAAGCATTGGAAGGCGAAGTGGTGGATGGTAAGCATGAGAAAATAGTTTCAGAAGCTATTTTTTTAGAAGCCAACAACATCATGGCTGAAAAGAAGCTCGGCCTACAAACCAAAAAGGAACGCCCTGAGATCGCTTTAAAGCGGTTTATGAAGTGCGCAGCCTGTAACCAACCAATGCGAGGCTACATTGCAAACAGTTGGAACGTGCCTTATTATAAATGCAACACACCGGGATGTAAATGCAACCGCAATGCAAACGAAGTGAATAACAAGTTTGCAGGAATGTTAGAGGGATATAGAATTGATAAAACATTTCTCCCTTTAATAAAAGAGCAGTTGTATTTGACCTTTCAGGATCACAACGCAGGACTTAAGGAAAGCGAGGAAATGATTAGCCGTCAAATGACGGATATCCGTCAAAAACTCGAAAGACTGGAAGAGCGATTTATACTGGAAGAATTGACGGGTGAGCTTTACAATAAGTATAAAGCAAAGTTCGAGAAGGAAACCGAAGAATTAGAGGCACAAAGGGCAAATAATAAAATAGAGATGTCGAAGTTGGAAGACTTCATTTCTGTAAGCCTTGAGTTAGCCTGTAACCTTCGTGAAATGTGGGCTTCTGGGGATTATACCCAACGCCAAGAACTACAAAATGCACTATTTGAAGCCGGAATTGTGTATGATCGCCAAAAAGATGAATGTCGAAGTACAGGAGACAATGAATTTATTACTGAAATTGCCGAATTATCAGGCGATTTCAGTAACTTTCCCACTGCAAATAATAAAATTATTAAACTAACTTCGGTTGGCGCAGGTCGAGTGAAGTCGAGACCATGA
- a CDS encoding pentapeptide repeat-containing protein, whose protein sequence is MKKEPVGQSRQEFNRVHRLLTISGYDGKQNIVSYWQSKEDAINNTAYGIGGSGPFGIQIKWQSEVGKVIQKSVWDYLKAKDKEGLLSYEKVIEVDFSDWKYTFDGTTITIKEYRKIKIKAKNGITNELLDFSGIDLSGISVSNCMIKNCTFESAFFDKSRFDGVSFKDCSLDKASFYKARLSSVDFEGQTSIRSTYFDAAWFENIGYLNNETVAVPFIYTEIKYGWLLKQLFKKAFCKDDPKEDILVGQEHTTFISNNAEQMTLPHLKELKEYINWFQSLIGKLYNYKNLVGKRRFGFFWAAISTKYWSSFAILGLVAFIVDLLFSLGYFFTSESFSALNAEGATWWQTMIKSFYYSTVTFMTLGYGDVYPTHWCGQLAVIIEVTLGYTVLGLFVYLVSRKVDKMY, encoded by the coding sequence ATGAAAAAAGAACCGGTAGGCCAATCCCGTCAGGAATTTAATCGTGTGCATCGGCTGCTTACTATTAGTGGCTATGATGGAAAGCAGAACATTGTTAGTTATTGGCAAAGTAAGGAAGATGCAATCAATAATACTGCATATGGTATTGGGGGTTCGGGTCCCTTCGGGATTCAAATAAAGTGGCAATCAGAAGTGGGCAAAGTAATTCAAAAATCTGTTTGGGATTATCTTAAAGCAAAAGATAAAGAAGGCTTATTGTCTTATGAAAAAGTTATTGAAGTGGATTTTTCTGATTGGAAATATACATTCGATGGTACAACTATAACCATCAAAGAATACAGAAAAATAAAAATCAAAGCCAAAAACGGAATCACAAATGAATTGTTAGATTTTTCCGGTATTGATTTGTCTGGTATTAGTGTAAGTAATTGCATGATTAAAAACTGTACATTTGAATCTGCATTTTTTGATAAGTCAAGATTTGACGGAGTTAGTTTTAAAGATTGTAGTTTAGATAAAGCCTCTTTTTATAAAGCACGCCTTTCTTCTGTGGATTTTGAAGGACAAACCTCTATTCGTAGTACTTATTTTGATGCCGCTTGGTTTGAAAATATTGGGTATCTAAATAACGAAACGGTTGCCGTTCCATTCATATATACAGAAATTAAATATGGTTGGTTATTAAAACAATTATTTAAAAAAGCGTTTTGCAAAGATGATCCAAAAGAGGATATTTTAGTGGGTCAGGAACACACAACCTTCATTTCAAATAATGCAGAGCAAATGACTTTACCCCATTTGAAAGAATTGAAAGAATACATAAATTGGTTTCAATCTTTAATTGGCAAACTTTACAATTATAAAAATTTGGTAGGAAAAAGAAGGTTTGGGTTTTTCTGGGCCGCTATCTCAACCAAATATTGGTCTTCGTTTGCAATTCTTGGTCTTGTTGCGTTTATAGTCGATCTTCTTTTTTCATTGGGTTACTTTTTCACCTCCGAATCATTCAGCGCTCTTAACGCAGAAGGTGCGACTTGGTGGCAGACAATGATAAAATCCTTTTATTATAGCACCGTTACATTTATGACACTCGGATATGGTGATGTTTATCCGACACATTGGTGCGGACAACTTGCAGTTATTATTGAAGTTACGTTAGGGTATACAGTTTTAGGCTTGTTTGTTTACCTCGTTAGCCGGAAAGTTGATAAGATGTATTGA
- a CDS encoding response regulator transcription factor: MIKTINIIIVDDEKIIRAGLASLLRNTEIKIIGEAENGEELFPLIKLRKPDVILLDLEMPKLNGSKTLNRLRAEYPLLKVVILSKYHDEELIKDIFNRGARGFVSKSNCDVETLVTAIRRVSEYGTYKDNIPCLLKSPAYKDGHYYRLILSPREIGIMGLLYQSKSYEEIGKELFISSNTVENHAKSIYKKIKAKNRSEFGIVATRLGLNYIGGEY, translated from the coding sequence ATGATCAAAACAATAAATATTATAATTGTTGATGACGAGAAAATAATTCGTGCAGGACTTGCATCTTTACTAAGAAATACGGAAATCAAAATTATTGGGGAAGCTGAAAACGGTGAGGAACTTTTTCCCCTTATTAAGTTAAGAAAGCCGGATGTAATTTTATTAGATTTGGAAATGCCTAAACTGAATGGTAGCAAAACTCTAAACCGATTACGAGCAGAATATCCATTATTAAAAGTTGTTATCTTGTCAAAATATCATGATGAGGAATTAATTAAAGATATTTTTAATAGGGGAGCAAGAGGATTTGTTTCAAAATCCAATTGCGATGTTGAGACTCTCGTTACTGCAATACGGCGTGTAAGTGAATATGGAACATACAAGGATAATATTCCTTGTTTGCTTAAATCTCCAGCGTATAAAGATGGGCATTATTACAGATTAATATTGAGCCCAAGAGAAATAGGGATCATGGGTTTATTATATCAATCGAAATCTTACGAAGAGATTGGTAAGGAATTATTTATTTCGTCGAACACTGTTGAGAATCACGCCAAATCAATTTACAAAAAAATAAAAGCGAAGAACCGGTCCGAATTTGGAATCGTTGCAACTCGGTTGGGATTAAACTACATTGGTGGAGAATATTGA
- a CDS encoding lanthionine synthetase C family protein: MEEKIKRQISLISESLVYAEKTSLDLSLFCGKAGYSLFKINEKLISNSREEVLFLIQNYFDETFLSLQNNKQMQGGYNLCLGYSGIIWYYSYLVNLGFAELGTLDSMENQLLNSSLNDLRNGEYDYLHYSLGLALAISNRNVFDKVKLDYFDSLIEILDDNKKDYDSGIAWVLNSDPKNPNAYEFKTINLSLSHGIPSIICLLSKLIKIKDINPKAKYLLENSVNFLLSLRLKKDNNVSLYPVNCYEDGTIMEGFSRLGWCYGDLGIAIALWNAGKALDRSDLKNEALEILIHSTKRLDLKQNAIKDACLCHGTSGMAHIYNRFYKETKLKEFDDARLYWLNETLKMSKYDDGIAGYKTWEESGWKNNDSLLEGVTGIGLALLGFLSENPEDLNWDTCLLLS; encoded by the coding sequence ATGGAAGAAAAAATAAAACGTCAAATTAGCTTAATTAGTGAATCCTTAGTGTATGCTGAGAAAACTAGCCTCGATCTTTCCTTATTTTGTGGTAAGGCCGGCTATTCGTTGTTTAAGATCAATGAAAAACTAATTTCAAATAGCAGGGAAGAAGTTTTGTTTCTAATCCAAAACTACTTTGACGAAACATTTTTATCTCTTCAGAATAACAAGCAAATGCAGGGTGGCTATAATTTATGCCTTGGTTACTCAGGAATTATTTGGTATTACTCTTATTTAGTAAATCTCGGATTTGCCGAACTTGGTACTCTTGATAGCATGGAGAATCAACTCCTGAATTCCAGCCTTAATGATTTACGTAATGGTGAATATGATTACTTACATTATTCTTTGGGGCTTGCATTGGCAATCTCCAACCGAAACGTATTTGACAAAGTGAAGTTAGACTACTTCGATAGCTTAATTGAAATATTAGACGATAATAAAAAAGATTATGACTCTGGGATAGCGTGGGTATTAAATTCAGATCCAAAGAACCCTAACGCCTACGAATTTAAAACCATCAATCTAAGTTTATCACATGGAATTCCAAGTATAATTTGTCTCTTATCTAAGTTAATCAAAATAAAAGACATTAATCCCAAAGCAAAATATTTATTGGAGAATTCAGTCAATTTTTTATTATCGTTAAGACTTAAAAAAGATAATAACGTTTCGCTTTATCCAGTGAATTGTTATGAAGATGGCACTATCATGGAAGGTTTTTCGCGACTTGGATGGTGTTATGGTGATCTTGGAATTGCTATTGCTCTTTGGAATGCCGGAAAAGCGCTCGATAGATCGGATTTAAAAAATGAAGCTCTTGAAATATTAATTCATTCGACTAAGAGATTAGACTTGAAACAAAATGCGATTAAAGATGCTTGCCTTTGTCATGGCACATCTGGAATGGCGCACATATACAATCGTTTCTATAAAGAAACTAAATTGAAAGAGTTTGATGACGCTAGATTGTACTGGTTAAATGAAACATTGAAGATGTCTAAATATGACGACGGGATCGCTGGCTATAAAACATGGGAAGAAAGTGGGTGGAAAAACAATGATAGTTTATTAGAAGGCGTAACAGGTATAGGTTTAGCACTTCTTGGTTTTCTGTCAGAAAACCCTGAAGACCTAAATTGGGACACTTGCTTATTATTAAGTTGA
- a CDS encoding lantibiotic dehydratase, with protein MGKVQLQFHSKFILRTPLNSFQSDIDGSLFKESLYLASSSFYYEYEKHLLNPIDNNKRSDKIETSLYKYKTRAKNRCTPFGLFAAVCVGDWKNTTNILFDSDQKKGLIRNTRLDTDVLCTLALEISKMPSVRQYLKYYPNTSLYSIGSSYRYVECNIKNNKRFHSISKVDRTVYLTYILEASENGLTITDISKLLICDDVTEGDALAFIEELIDSQIIVSEIEPSTTGLNFFDVILTYLHKIKSRINDTTLNELTSALDEINNKLKALDENISNPITFYRYIFDRLKMVLPNLNEVNLFQTDLFKRPIHATLDSSIQESIEKALQFLVKICPPTENTTLQGFKQRFYDRFYDAEVPLLLALDNETGIGYPERDNTGINRLIEDINFPKQGNTSNKIEWGKLQTVLHELLLEAVTEKKKIVKINYDDFKEVDYSGDTLPSTFSVLFKILDPITNKIEMSSAGGNSAANLLSRFSMTNETLNTILKDIVVYEEEVFSGKILAEIVHLPENRTGNILARPSLRKYEIPFLAKSHVDEEYKINMKDLFLRLSGNRLVLFDKRLNKEIIPKLSNAHNYKFNSLPVYHFLCDLQTQYFDRENITFPWGVLSNLFEFLPRIEFDNVILSPAIWQIAEADINKLKDKLNTYQDKVNAFFDIKSRIGLPDRFLIVDGDNELLIDCKNQVSLKTFLELIKGRTSIALNEFLFDNNSSCVKDTDNKCFTNEFISTVFNQSHLKNNLNERLPENFSTPKKIFNLGSEWLFYKIYCGVKTADFVLTRSIKSIVEKLFSQDLIDKWFFIRYSDPEPHLRLRLHIKNTLRIGEVLKVMNDEMNSLTEQNLVSRLITDTYFREIERYGDTSIDHVEQLFFYDSEFICEILARLTLPDSDQKRWQIGLLSINTLLNDFGFDLEQKYDLIESLRVKFFKEHKGDKRLKINIDTKYRKLKVGIENVLKDQFQNQKGFQFIRPLLDQRSKLNFLSIEQICDLERAKKLNVDVADLLASIMHMNLDRLFMSKNRANELLVYELLSRHYKSKLLLEKRLTLEKLTIN; from the coding sequence ATGGGAAAGGTTCAATTACAATTTCATTCAAAGTTTATACTTCGTACGCCATTAAACTCATTTCAAAGTGATATTGATGGAAGCCTCTTTAAAGAATCTCTTTATTTAGCGTCATCTTCATTCTATTACGAATATGAAAAACATTTACTGAACCCTATTGACAATAACAAAAGATCTGATAAGATAGAAACTTCATTATACAAATATAAGACTCGCGCAAAAAACAGGTGTACTCCTTTTGGTCTATTCGCAGCAGTATGCGTTGGAGACTGGAAGAATACAACAAACATCTTGTTTGATTCTGATCAAAAAAAAGGTCTCATAAGGAATACCAGATTAGATACAGATGTACTTTGCACCCTTGCTTTGGAAATTTCAAAAATGCCCTCCGTAAGACAGTACCTCAAATATTATCCTAATACTAGCCTTTATAGCATAGGTAGTAGTTATAGGTATGTGGAATGCAATATAAAAAATAACAAGCGTTTCCATAGCATTTCTAAAGTGGATCGCACTGTTTATTTAACATATATTCTTGAAGCTTCTGAAAACGGCCTTACAATTACAGACATTAGTAAATTACTAATTTGTGATGATGTAACGGAAGGAGATGCACTAGCATTTATTGAGGAACTAATTGACTCACAAATTATCGTAAGTGAAATTGAACCTTCTACCACAGGGCTCAATTTTTTTGATGTTATATTAACATATTTACATAAAATTAAAAGTAGAATAAATGACACTACATTAAATGAGCTTACTAGCGCACTTGACGAAATAAATAATAAACTAAAAGCTCTGGATGAAAACATATCAAATCCTATAACTTTCTACCGATATATTTTTGATAGATTAAAGATGGTTTTACCAAACTTGAATGAGGTAAATTTATTTCAGACCGATCTTTTTAAGCGTCCAATTCATGCTACCCTGGATTCCAGCATTCAAGAATCAATTGAGAAGGCATTACAATTCCTTGTTAAAATATGCCCACCAACTGAAAATACCACTTTACAAGGGTTTAAACAACGTTTTTATGATCGTTTTTATGACGCTGAAGTCCCATTGTTGCTCGCTTTAGACAACGAAACAGGTATAGGGTATCCCGAGAGAGATAATACTGGTATTAATCGCCTTATTGAGGATATCAATTTTCCAAAGCAAGGTAATACTTCAAATAAGATAGAATGGGGTAAATTGCAAACCGTTTTACATGAGTTATTATTAGAAGCGGTAACGGAAAAAAAGAAGATTGTCAAAATAAATTATGATGATTTTAAAGAGGTAGATTACTCTGGTGATACTTTGCCATCTACATTTTCAGTTCTTTTCAAAATACTTGATCCAATCACTAATAAAATTGAAATGTCGAGTGCGGGTGGAAATAGTGCAGCTAATCTTCTTAGTCGTTTTTCTATGACCAACGAAACTCTGAATACAATTTTAAAAGATATCGTTGTGTATGAGGAAGAGGTTTTTTCGGGAAAAATACTTGCTGAAATTGTCCATCTTCCAGAAAATAGAACAGGGAATATATTAGCCAGGCCATCGTTAAGAAAATATGAAATTCCCTTTCTAGCAAAAAGTCATGTTGACGAAGAATATAAAATCAATATGAAAGATTTGTTTTTGCGTCTTTCAGGCAATAGACTTGTGCTTTTTGATAAACGACTAAACAAGGAAATAATCCCTAAATTAAGTAACGCCCATAATTACAAGTTCAATAGTTTACCAGTCTACCACTTCTTATGCGATTTACAAACACAGTATTTTGATAGAGAAAACATTACTTTTCCTTGGGGAGTACTTTCTAATCTTTTTGAATTTTTACCTCGCATTGAATTTGATAACGTGATTCTCTCACCGGCGATATGGCAGATAGCAGAGGCAGATATTAATAAATTAAAAGATAAACTTAATACCTATCAAGATAAAGTAAATGCGTTTTTTGACATAAAGTCACGGATTGGTTTACCAGACCGATTTCTAATAGTTGATGGTGACAACGAATTATTAATTGATTGCAAAAATCAAGTTTCTCTAAAAACTTTTTTGGAACTTATAAAAGGAAGAACAAGCATTGCGTTAAATGAGTTCTTATTTGATAATAACTCTTCTTGTGTTAAGGACACAGATAATAAATGTTTTACAAACGAGTTTATCTCAACTGTATTTAATCAAAGCCACTTAAAGAATAATCTGAATGAAAGGCTCCCTGAGAATTTTAGCACCCCGAAAAAGATATTCAACTTGGGAAGTGAATGGCTGTTTTATAAGATATATTGTGGCGTAAAGACAGCAGACTTTGTTCTGACAAGAAGTATTAAATCCATTGTTGAAAAATTGTTTTCGCAAGATTTAATTGATAAATGGTTTTTTATCAGGTATAGTGACCCTGAACCTCACTTGCGGTTACGATTGCATATTAAAAATACTTTAAGAATTGGGGAGGTTTTAAAGGTAATGAATGATGAAATGAATTCCTTAACCGAGCAAAATTTAGTTTCAAGATTAATTACTGATACATATTTCCGTGAAATAGAACGCTATGGCGACACCTCAATTGACCATGTTGAACAGCTATTTTTTTATGATAGTGAATTTATATGTGAAATTTTAGCAAGGTTAACCTTACCGGATTCAGATCAAAAAAGATGGCAAATAGGTCTATTATCAATTAATACTTTATTAAACGATTTTGGATTTGATCTGGAACAAAAGTATGATTTAATAGAATCATTAAGAGTTAAGTTTTTTAAAGAGCATAAGGGTGACAAGCGGTTAAAAATAAACATCGACACGAAATACCGTAAATTAAAGGTTGGCATCGAAAATGTTTTGAAAGATCAATTTCAAAACCAGAAAGGATTTCAATTCATAAGACCTTTACTTGATCAACGAAGCAAATTGAACTTTTTATCAATTGAACAAATTTGCGATTTAGAAAGGGCAAAAAAATTGAATGTAGATGTTGCAGATCTTTTGGCCAGTATAATGCATATGAATCTTGACAGGCTTTTTATGTCAAAAAATAGAGCTAATGAACTTTTGGTATATGAGCTTTTATCAAGGCATTATAAGAGCAAATTACTACTAGAAAAAAGGCTAACATTAGAGAAACTAACAATCAACTAA
- a CDS encoding RiPP maturation radical SAM C-methyltransferase translates to MSTYKNMMFVSMPWASPRNPMLGIGVLSGKLKSLGFETKTFNFNVHFASLIGEKNYGYFSEYSDSNAVGEYLFASHYFNYSEEYDLTAFKTFFGEEFLSKNPTYLASLINLKSNIIPIFIEDCLEKILDTNFKVIGFTSTFNQIFASLLLAKKIKERSPDRILVLGGSSFHAEMGIEYSLRFKDVIDYVFTGESDNSLIKFFDYLNKIIPFEEIDGIAKHGVCSKDALPITNLKDVECPDYDDYFNELNLHFGKEAPTIFNGLPFESSRGCWWGQKSHCTFCGLNSMGMGYRFKSDETIINELKHLSGKYSVVNFVAADNILPAKAYDGLLLKLADLPYQYSFFYEIKSNVSRKAAFSLYLSNVKRIQPGIESFSSRVLSLMKKGVSSIQNVQLLKLAKEYGIDVSFNILCHFSGENQSDYDEMIGVIDKITHLQPPSGFATTVQVQRFSPMHSNPSEFDYVNVRPYYFYNLWFPKNFIDLDKVAYFFERDKGTHEVDISSLNIVLRKWMENETTFYAEMGFNFIQITEIVREEIVGKTILNELDSLLFVLTDENTHLNSISHFFNNALEIKEIENRLERLVQMNLLIKEGPKYLSIIPYLKPQQPDQINDWLKAALQSFVENKSNLAANSQFKLISA, encoded by the coding sequence ATGTCCACTTATAAAAACATGATGTTTGTTTCGATGCCTTGGGCATCCCCTAGAAATCCGATGTTAGGGATTGGAGTATTGAGTGGGAAACTCAAAAGTTTGGGATTTGAAACAAAGACATTCAACTTTAATGTCCATTTTGCCAGTTTGATTGGTGAAAAGAATTACGGATATTTTTCAGAATATTCCGATTCAAATGCTGTTGGTGAATATCTATTCGCTTCGCATTACTTTAATTATTCAGAGGAATATGATTTGACAGCTTTTAAAACATTTTTTGGGGAGGAGTTTTTAAGTAAAAACCCTACTTATCTTGCTTCTTTAATAAACCTTAAGAGTAATATAATTCCAATCTTTATTGAAGATTGTTTAGAAAAAATTCTTGATACTAATTTTAAAGTAATAGGCTTCACTAGCACTTTTAATCAAATTTTTGCGAGTTTATTATTAGCAAAAAAGATCAAGGAAAGAAGTCCAGACCGAATTTTGGTATTAGGTGGTTCAAGTTTTCATGCCGAAATGGGTATAGAGTATTCTCTCCGATTTAAGGATGTGATTGATTACGTATTTACTGGTGAATCAGATAATTCCTTAATAAAATTTTTTGATTATTTAAATAAAATAATCCCTTTTGAGGAAATTGACGGAATTGCAAAGCATGGAGTATGTAGTAAGGACGCTTTACCAATTACAAACCTGAAGGATGTGGAATGCCCTGATTACGATGATTATTTCAATGAGCTAAATCTCCACTTCGGAAAGGAAGCACCTACAATTTTTAACGGTCTTCCTTTTGAATCTTCACGGGGTTGTTGGTGGGGACAAAAAAGCCATTGTACCTTTTGCGGGTTAAATAGTATGGGTATGGGTTATCGTTTCAAAAGCGACGAAACTATAATAAATGAATTAAAACATTTATCCGGAAAATATAGTGTTGTTAATTTTGTAGCGGCAGATAATATTTTACCGGCGAAAGCATACGATGGATTATTACTAAAATTAGCCGATCTACCATATCAGTACAGCTTTTTCTATGAGATAAAATCAAATGTATCACGTAAAGCTGCATTTTCATTGTATCTTTCAAATGTGAAACGTATCCAACCTGGAATCGAAAGTTTCAGTTCACGCGTTTTAAGCTTAATGAAGAAAGGAGTATCTTCAATTCAAAATGTTCAACTGTTAAAGCTTGCAAAAGAATATGGCATAGATGTTAGTTTCAATATTCTTTGTCATTTTAGTGGGGAAAATCAATCCGATTATGATGAAATGATTGGGGTGATTGACAAAATAACTCACTTGCAACCTCCCAGTGGTTTTGCTACAACAGTTCAGGTTCAAAGATTTTCACCTATGCACAGTAATCCTAGTGAATTTGATTATGTTAACGTTAGACCGTATTATTTCTACAATTTATGGTTTCCAAAAAATTTTATCGACTTGGATAAAGTCGCATATTTTTTCGAGCGTGACAAAGGGACTCACGAAGTTGATATTAGTTCATTGAATATTGTCTTAAGAAAATGGATGGAAAATGAAACTACATTTTATGCAGAAATGGGGTTTAATTTCATTCAAATTACTGAAATTGTCCGTGAGGAAATTGTCGGAAAAACAATTTTAAATGAATTGGATTCGCTTTTATTTGTTCTAACGGATGAAAATACTCATCTAAATTCGATTTCACATTTTTTTAATAATGCATTAGAAATAAAGGAGATTGAAAATCGCCTTGAGAGATTAGTTCAAATGAATTTACTTATTAAAGAGGGGCCTAAATATCTAAGTATTATCCCATATTTAAAGCCTCAACAACCGGATCAGATAAATGATTGGTTAAAGGCAGCCTTACAATCATTTGTAGAAAATAAAAGTAATTTGGCCGCTAACTCTCAATTCAAATTAATTAGTGCATAA